TACTTGGCCGTGAGGGTGGATGCTGGGAGTTTTGTCTCTTCTCCCCATGACTCTGTTCTTCCTCCAGTGATCTCTTTCAGAACTTCTTTATTCAACTCAAGCCCTTCTTCAAAGTTTCCTATCACCTCTggtttaaactccaagaatttaTTCAGACAAGCGGGAGTAAAAGGGATCCACTTACCTCGAACATAGACTCTAGTGATGTCTTTGTCAGAGGGTAGTAAATTACTGTAAAATTCCTGCACTAGAGACAAACTATAGCTTTCTGGAAATGTTGCAGACTTGCATAAACTTCTTTGTTGCAGCAGTTCAGTTAACCCATACTTCTCAAAAGCTCCTCCATCAATCATCCTTTCAACCACAACTCCTCTCCTTTCAAcagattcaaacttcttcttaGATGCTTTGTCACGAAAATCGTCTTCATTACTGTCTTTTGCCTGTtgggttgctttcttcttcttttctttcttagaacTTGCTAATGGTTTCTCCCCCTGTTTCGCAGCTTCAATACACTTTCTCTTGTTCCTAGGGGAGGCTTCTACTTCGAGATCTGAGAAAGACTTTCTTTTGGACTTGCCGGTCTTCTCCTTTTTCTGGATTTTCTTCCTTGACTGGGCCTTCTTTTCAGACACTACTTTCTCCCTTTAGCAATCTGGGCAACACGATCTTTGAGTGGGATCTCATCAGAACTATGTGAACTGTCAAATGTTGCAGAAGATGTTATAGCAGGTGCTGCGACATGTTCTGTATCTCCAGGAACATCGATATTCTGGTGAATATTTTCCAGAACCTCACTGAGTATAGCAACAGCTTCTTCTTCAGCACTTGTGGGAGCATCTGTACTTCTTTCATTGGCATCTTCTTCTGCTTGTGctgggtttgcttcttcttctgcaGCATCTTCACCCCTAGGCTGTTGTTCTTCTGAACCTTCTCCTTCTGGAACTATAGCGGAGTCCTCCTGTTCATCTTCCTCTACTCTCTGATCATAAGCACCTAGAAAAGACTCACGAACCCATCTCAAGAGATCATCTCTGTCTTTAACACCTGTGGGCACATCCGGTGAAGATGTTCCTGCATCTACTACTCTGCCAGCATCCTGAGGAGAGACAAAAGGGACGATAGCTTTTGACAAATCTTCTGGTTCTTCTCTTTTTGATGGACTCCCACCAGAATAGGTCTCTCTCATCCTTACTTCCGCAATTCGAGCAGCGATTTCTTATAGTGTCACTGGAGCACGACGGGTCATCCTCTTTGTCCTCATCTTTTCTCActgtcttcgtcttcttcttctctttctcctgATTTCAAAAACACTCTATGGAAACAAATTgggattttagggtttttatgtctctttaattagttataacttccaaggcaccctttcacatttcaaaaaatatctcatttcaaaaaaatccctctcttttttgaatatatattttttattttccctcctttttattttccttttttttgtttttgattttttttttattactttgagagacatcaagagattttcactcgttcgagtgttttgcttgttgacttCATAGGACCTCGGTCAACATATTGCTTGTTGTACCATAATGTTGTACCTGTCTgatttatcaccatcttcaaacCTGAACTGGagaactcttcttcttctcttggtacttcaccttttcgaatccacaatttcttgattacaatagtcttccctctgacttttcttttaatgattgtCTGCTCATGTCcaattattcttccacttttcaagtcttcttttaatttgttgcacttgggtcttatgCGGCCAGtctctccacaatgaaagcatgtaggcactTCACTTTTTGGTTCTTCCCTTGCTTTGACTTGTTTCTCTTTAATGTTTTGTTGGGCAGTTGACTTGACAAACATAACTCCTAAACCTTCTGTCTTGACACTTGAGCTTTCTTcaatatacccaataccatgtcgGGCTTTACTAGTTCTTCCAACTGATAGAATCTCGTCAAGCTTGGCAGTACCCTTGTTCATGGAGTCCAAGGTTTTCTCAGCATTGCACAGcttttctttacatatactcaactcttcctccaagcgttggttttgcaacatcatatcattaaatctgttcattatgagtttatagcttgtgagaagatcattttctgtTACCTCATTGTACTCACTGTTAGTTTCAGTGGATGTTGTAgctgatgttgcaacatattctgCAACAGGCATGGATCCATTTATCATAGCAGGAAAAGACGTATGATGGTTGCTCAGACTtccttcatcgtcttcttcaGTGCTACCATCTGAATtatcactccatctagcattcagtgattttcctttctttctgaGAGTATTAGCACAATCGGCTTGATAGTGCCCaaagcctccacattctctacac
This portion of the Dioscorea cayenensis subsp. rotundata cultivar TDr96_F1 chromosome 3, TDr96_F1_v2_PseudoChromosome.rev07_lg8_w22 25.fasta, whole genome shotgun sequence genome encodes:
- the LOC120250637 gene encoding uncharacterized protein LOC120250637 yields the protein MRETYSGGSPSKREEPEDLSKAIVPFVSPQDAGRVVDAGTSSPDVPTGVKDRDDLLRWVRESFLGAYDQRVEEDEQEDSAIVPEGEGSEEQQPRGEDAAEEEANPAQAEEDANERSTDAPTSAEEEAVAILSEVLENIHQNIDVPGDTEHVAAPAITSSATFDSSHSSDEIPLKDRVAQIAKGRKNKRKCIEAAKQGEKPLASSKKEKKKKATQQAKDSNEDDFRDKASKKKFESVERRGVVVERMIDGGAFEKYGLTELLQQRSLCKSATFPESYSLSLVQEFYSNLLPSDKDITRVYVRGKWIPFTPACLNKFLEFKPEVIGNFEEGLELNKEVLKEITGGRTESWGEETKLPASTLTAKYNVLFRLGIQNWLPSPHNSSIVKELALLLFAVGTSKKFNLGRLIFQNIVKEADCTSSSTSLGYLVLLLQYLLQHGVQLRKGEAVTAVNKLKISQKLFSPGKKIDLPVGRVSPPPMLEDEEYEKMLK